The bacterium genome includes the window CTGCGAGAACGGCGACGCCTGAGCCGCCGTTCAGCCGAGCGCGATCTCGCGGCCGCCGACCACGACCGCCGCGGCGTCGCGCGGGTGGCAGAGCAGCAGCGCGGCCACGCGGTCGCCGACGCGCTCGTGGGCGAGGTCCCCGAGGTCGAAGAGCGCCAGGTCGCAGGCCTTGCCCGGTTCGAGCGAGCCCAAGTCCCCGCGGCCGAGGCAGGCGGCGCCGCCCAGGGTCGCCATCTCCAGCACTTCCCCGACCGTCATCGCGCCGGCGCCGCCCAGGACGCGGTGCAGCAGCAGGCACTGACGCAGCTCGGCCAGCAGGTGCGACGAGTCGTTGCTCGCCGAGCCGTCCACCGCCAGGCCGACCGGGCAGCCCGCGGCCCGCAGGTCGCGAACGCGGCAGATGCCCGAGCCCAGGCGCATGTTGGAGGTGGGGCAGTGGGCGATCGCCACGCCGGCGCGCCCCAGGCGGGCGATCTCCGCGTCGTCGAACCAGATGCCGTGCGCCAGCCAGACGTCGTCCGCGAGCCAGCCGCAGTCCTCCAGCAGGTCCACCGGGCGCATCCCGTAGGTGGCGGCGCAGTAGTCGTTCTCGTCGCGCGTCTCGGACAGGTGCGTGTGCAGGCGCACGCCGAACCGGCGCGCCAGCGCGGCCGTGTCGCGCATCAGCTCCGGGGTGACCGAGAACGGCGAACACGGAGCCAGCGCGATGCGGGTCATCGCGCCCGGCGCGGGGTCGTGGTGCAGCCGGATGAGCCGCTCGCTGTCGGCCAGGATCGTGTCGTGGTCCTGCACCACCGAGTCGGGCGGCAGGCCGCCGTCCTTGCGCGAGCGCGACATGCTGCCGCGCGTGGGGTGGAAGCGGATGCCGGCCTCGCGGGCCGCCGCGATCGTCACGTCGATCAGCTCCGGCGAGGCGTCGCGCGGGAACAGGTAATGGTGGTCGGTGGTGGTGGTGCAGCCCGAACGCAGCAGCTCGCGGCAGCCGACCAGCGCGCCGCGGTGGAAGTCCTCGTCCGCGAGCCCGGCCCACACCGGGTAGAGCGTCCCGAGCCAGGGGAACAGCTCCGCGTCGATCGCCCCAGGCCAGGCCCGCGTGCGCGTCTGGTAGAGGTGGTGGTGGGTGTTGATCAGGCCCGGCAGCACGACCCGGCCCCGCGCGTCCAGCCGCCGGAACCGCGCGCGCGGTTCGCCGTCGATCATCTCGGGCGCCGGCCCGGCGCCCACCCCGACGATCAGGCCGTCGCGCGCCGCCACCCAGCCGTCGTCCAGGGCGCGGCGGGCCGGATCCATCGTGACCAGGGGATCGGCGTGCTCGAGCAGGAACAGGTCCGGGTCGCGCATGGTCAGCTCCAAGGTTGGGATTGCGGGCCGCTTCGTCTATAATGCCCCGCGGCGGCGGTGCGGGCAACATCCCGCTAGCACGGTTCCTGCACGAACCGGCGACCGGCGCCCGCCGACGCCCGGATCGACCTGGAAAGTGGGCAGCCCGGCGTGGACGTGACCGGATCCGTGGACGGTATTCCCGACGGGAGCCGGGCGGATCCCAACGAAGGAGAACGACGTGCGGAACCTGGTACCGACGAACCCGACCCTGCGGCGGACCGCGCGGCCGGCGCTGGCGATCCTGGCGATGCTCGCGCTGGTGCTGGTCGCCGGCTGCGGCGGCGGCAAGACCGTCACGCGGGTCGAAACCGACACCACCATCGACCTGTCCGGCAACTGGAACGACGCGGACAGCCGCCAGGTCGCCGAGACCCTCATCGCCCAGAT containing:
- a CDS encoding 8-oxoguanine deaminase; translation: MRDPDLFLLEHADPLVTMDPARRALDDGWVAARDGLIVGVGAGPAPEMIDGEPRARFRRLDARGRVVLPGLINTHHHLYQTRTRAWPGAIDAELFPWLGTLYPVWAGLADEDFHRGALVGCRELLRSGCTTTTDHHYLFPRDASPELIDVTIAAAREAGIRFHPTRGSMSRSRKDGGLPPDSVVQDHDTILADSERLIRLHHDPAPGAMTRIALAPCSPFSVTPELMRDTAALARRFGVRLHTHLSETRDENDYCAATYGMRPVDLLEDCGWLADDVWLAHGIWFDDAEIARLGRAGVAIAHCPTSNMRLGSGICRVRDLRAAGCPVGLAVDGSASNDSSHLLAELRQCLLLHRVLGGAGAMTVGEVLEMATLGGAACLGRGDLGSLEPGKACDLALFDLGDLAHERVGDRVAALLLCHPRDAAAVVVGGREIALG